A stretch of Mytilus edulis chromosome 11, xbMytEdul2.2, whole genome shotgun sequence DNA encodes these proteins:
- the LOC139494069 gene encoding uncharacterized protein encodes MKKLESAVENMEKEKEEHSYLKEKIMKMETEQDEVIPKNIRDQIENEITEWEIKDNMFVSTRASEHVLECLQDNSCLTLTAPSGVGKSFIARHTALVLQKEGYKIIPVRKQDDIRDYYQPGKQTVFIIDDICGNFTANQQQIENWQQLLTVIETIIAEKCCKIIVSCRLQVYKDDKFNILKPFKSCECNLMSDNLCLTAKEKDIMASMYIDSSLDNIDKLSQNSEFFPLLCSLYLRKKHGDVKAFFKNPFFVYQNELDFLSRHGDEGNYKICGLALLVLFNNQLKDKWIQGTVTREQRHLIKATCDACGLNRGTSKANLKEALLTLEGTFVHKQSGIYRTVHDKLFDFLVHYFGNKMIECLIDHGDSDLIHERFIWRQSPDEKNSNIDFIIEIPDDYFESYLERFIKDWSAGKVRVIFENNNMEIPLFRLKLLQHLKQLDTSEQKTLARTHDTVLPKEHHGSGSTPLIGACCYGYTDMVQWMLHNDVDVNQCRDNGITGLYMAIQNGHIAIVRLLLERNPKVDVFNANGCSPLYIASQQGHTDIVKLLLERNPNVDLCKNDGCSPLNMASQEGHTEIVKLLLESNPNIDLCNNDGCSPLYMASQEGHTEIVKLLLESNPNIDLCNNDGCSPLYMASQEGHTEIVKLLLESNPNIDLCNNDGCSPLYMASQEGHTDIVKLLLERNPNIDICDNIYGCSPLYKACQNGHTAVVRLLLTRNPNVDLCDNDGCSPLKMAGQEGHIDIVKFLLQRNPNINLCDNVYGCSPLYESSQNGHTDIVKLLLERNPNIDLCDNDGWSPLRQASKFGHTEIVKLLLERNANIHLCDNKGCSSLFIASREGHTDIVSLLLERNPNVDLCDNNGCSPLNIASQNGHTDIRHENFQTSCEREREREREREIERERGIDRERELVELHYNIRNKED; translated from the exons ATGAAGAAGCTAGAATCAGCTGTTGAAAATATGGAAAAAG AAAAAGAAGAACATTCTTATCTTAAagagaaaataatgaaaatggaaACTGAGCAGGACGAAGTTATACCAAAGAATATCAGAG ACCAAATAGAAAACGAAATAACAGAATGGGAAATAAAGGATAATATGTTTGTGTCTACAAGAGCAAGTGAGCACGTACTTGAGTGTTTACAAGACAACAGTTGTTTGACTTTAACTGCACCATCAGGAGTAGGTAAATCTTTTATTGCAAGACACACAGCACTAGTTTTACAAAAGGAAGGGTACAAAATAATACCAGTAAGAAAACAGGATGATATCAGAGATTATTATCAACCTGGTAAACAGACAGTCTTCATCATAGATGATATTTGTGGAAATTTTACTGCCAACCAACAGCAAATTGAAAACTGGCAACAATTGTTAACTGTGATTGAAACAATTATTGCAGAAAAATGTTGTAAGATTATTGTATCTTGTAGGTTACAAGTATATAAAGATGATAAGTTCAATATATTAAAACCATTTAAGTCCTGTGAATGTAATTTAATGTCAGATAACTTATGCCTTACAGCTAAAGAAAAAGATATTATGGCCAGTATGTATATTGATTCAAGTTTAGACAATATTGATAAACTATCACAAAATAGTGAATTCTTTCCTCTTTTATGCTCTTTATATCTTAGGAAAAAACATGGAGATGTTAAGGCATTTTTCAAAAATCCTTTTTTCGTCTATCAAAATGAACTAGACTTTTTGAGTAGGCATGGGGATGAGGGGAACTATAAAATATGCGGTCTAGCTTTATTAGTTCTCTTTAATAATCAGCTGAAAGACAAATGGATTCAGGGTACAGTAACACGTGAGCAACGACATCTTATCAAAGCTACATGTGATGCTTGTGGATTGAATAGAGGTACTTCCAAGGCAAATCTTAAAGAAGCCCTTCTCACTCTAGAAGGTACATTTGTGCATAAACAGAGCGGTATATATAGAACTGTACATGATAAACTGTTTGATTTCCTTGTTCACTATTTTGGTAACAAGATGATTGAATGTTTAATAGACCATGGTGATAGTGATTTAATACATGAACGTTTTATTTGGAGACAATCACCAGATGAAAAGAACAGTAACATAGACTTTATTATTGAAATACCAGATGATTATTTTGAATCATATTTAGAAAGATTTATAAAGGACTGGTCAGCAGGAAAAGTGAGAGTTATATTCGAAAATAATAATATGGAAATACCATTATTTAGACTAAAGCTATTACAGCACTTAAAACAACTGGATACATCAGAGCAAAAAACATTAGCCAGAACCCATGATACAGTATTACCAAAAGAGCACCATGGATCAGGTAGTACTCCACTGATAGGGGCCTGTTGCTATGGTTATACTGATATGGTACAGTGGATGTTACATAATGATGTGGATGTGAATCAATGTAGAGATAATGGAATCACTGGACTGTACATGGCAATTCAAAACGGACATATTGCTATAGTTAGATTGCTGTTAGAGAGAAATCCTAAAGTTGATGTATTTAACGCTAATGGTTGTAGTCCTCTGTACATAGCAAGTCAgcaaggacatactgatatagtaaagttgttGTTGGAGAgaaatcctaatgttgatctctGTAAAAATGATGGCTGCAGTCCTCTAAACATggcaagtcaggaaggacatactgaGATAGTTAAGTTGTTGTTAGAGAGTAATCCTAACATTGATCTATGTAACAATGATGGCTGTAGTCCACTGTACATggcaagtcaggaaggacatactgaGATAGTTAAGTTGTTGTTAGAGAGTAATCCTAACATTGATCTATGTAACAATGATGGCTGTAGTCCACTGTACATggcaagtcaggaaggacatactgaGATAGTTAAGTTGTTGTTAGAGAGTAATCCTAACATTGATCTATGTAACAATGATGGCTGTAGTCCACTGTACATGGCAAGTCAGGAAGGAcacactgatatagtaaagttgttGTTAGAAAGGAATCCTAATATTGATATATGTGACAATATATATGGATGTAGTCCTCTGTACAAGGCATGTCAGAACGGACATACTGCTGTAGTAAGGTTGTTGTTAACGAGGAATCCTAACGTAGATCTATGTGACAATGATGGATGTAGTCCTCTGAAAATGGCAGGTCAGGAAGGACACATTGATATAGTAAAGTTCTTGTTACAGAGGAATCCTAATATTAATCTATGTGACAATGTATATGGCTGTAGTCCTCTGTATGAGTCTAGTCAGAacggacatactgatatagttaAGTTGTTGTTAGAGAGGAATCCAAACATTGATCTATGTGACAATGATGGCTGGAGTCCACTGAGACAGGCAAGTAAGTTTGGACATACTGAAATTGTAAAGCTGTTGTTAGAGAGGAATGCTAACATTCATCTTTGTGACAATAAAGGATGTAGTTCTCTGTTCATTGCAAGTCgggaaggacatactgatatagtaagtTTACTATTAGAGCgaaatcctaatgttgatctatgtgacaatAACGGATGTAGTCCTCTGAACATTGCAAGTCAGAacggacatactgatata